In Janibacter cremeus, a genomic segment contains:
- a CDS encoding ABC transporter permease subunit, whose amino-acid sequence MTVQNVRSRATRAPAPTKSSKPAKPRGGIGLPQQIVLRLLVPVIILLCWFALSRAAQSGYFVPGPWESFRTAGTMFLSGDISKGFLGEATFTHFVPSVLRALAGLFLAIAIGVGVGVVLGISPVAHALFQPLVHLGRSLPSPALLGVFFLLFGIGDSPKIFLIAFSVVWPILFNTIDGVMSVGEIRSQAAAVYRIPARLVLTHIVLPGASPKIFAGIRTAMSMSLIIMIISELQKSDNGLGYLLVSTQRDFNYPGFFAVLIVLALLGVVMNFIFLQIERRVLAWHRGATAQND is encoded by the coding sequence GTGACTGTCCAGAACGTGCGATCCCGCGCCACACGGGCGCCCGCGCCCACCAAGTCCTCCAAGCCCGCCAAGCCCAGAGGTGGTATCGGCCTCCCGCAGCAGATCGTGCTGCGGCTGCTCGTGCCGGTGATCATCCTGCTGTGCTGGTTCGCCCTGTCGAGGGCCGCCCAGAGCGGGTACTTCGTCCCGGGCCCGTGGGAGTCCTTCCGTACCGCCGGGACGATGTTCCTCTCCGGTGACATCAGCAAGGGCTTCCTCGGTGAGGCGACCTTCACCCACTTCGTCCCCAGCGTCCTGCGGGCCCTGGCAGGTCTCTTCCTGGCCATCGCCATCGGCGTGGGAGTCGGCGTGGTCCTGGGCATCTCCCCGGTGGCGCACGCGCTCTTCCAGCCGCTGGTGCACCTCGGGCGTTCCCTGCCCAGCCCGGCCCTGCTCGGGGTCTTCTTCCTGCTCTTCGGTATCGGCGACTCCCCCAAGATCTTCCTGATCGCCTTCAGCGTCGTCTGGCCGATCCTCTTCAACACCATCGACGGGGTGATGTCGGTCGGGGAGATCCGCTCGCAGGCGGCCGCGGTCTACCGGATCCCGGCTCGACTGGTCCTGACCCACATCGTCCTGCCGGGCGCCTCGCCGAAGATCTTCGCCGGCATCCGTACCGCGATGTCCATGTCCCTGATCATCATGATCATCTCCGAGCTGCAGAAGTCGGACAACGGACTCGGCTACCTGCTCGTCTCGACGCAGCGGGACTTCAACTACCCGGGCTTCTTCGCGGTGCTCATCGTGCTCGCGTTGCTCGGCGTGGTCATGAACTTCATCTTCCTTCAGATCGAGCGTCGGGTCCTGGCCTGGCACCGAGGAGCGACTGCACAAAATGACTGA
- a CDS encoding aspartate dehydrogenase domain-containing protein: protein MRRVVVAGYGVIGSQVAGELAKGGVPGAELVGIVDSRVLTDPPAPQCTLSEALHIADVVVECAGQPAVHEMIDPVLGGGADLVVTSVGALLDERLGSRLGSLGPGRLLGTHGAVGGLDLLASVARAGGLDVARLRTTKKSASLVREWMTRERTAEILAARDPITVFSGSADEAARLFPDSLNVVAALATAVGSTQLVEVELVGDPTAPMTTHEITAEGDLGDYCFTIRNTPSNQNPRTSAVTAWSVLHTVASLTDRAPLIA, encoded by the coding sequence ATGCGGCGGGTCGTGGTGGCCGGGTACGGAGTCATCGGGTCGCAGGTGGCCGGTGAGCTGGCGAAGGGGGGTGTCCCGGGAGCCGAGTTGGTCGGCATCGTCGACAGCCGGGTCCTGACCGACCCGCCGGCACCGCAGTGCACCCTCTCGGAGGCGTTGCACATCGCGGATGTGGTCGTCGAGTGCGCCGGCCAGCCGGCCGTCCACGAGATGATCGACCCCGTCCTCGGCGGGGGCGCCGACCTGGTCGTCACCTCCGTCGGCGCACTTCTGGACGAGCGGCTCGGGTCCCGGCTGGGCTCTCTGGGGCCGGGACGGCTGCTCGGTACCCACGGCGCGGTTGGTGGACTCGACCTGCTGGCCTCGGTCGCTCGTGCGGGTGGACTCGATGTGGCCCGCCTGCGCACGACCAAGAAGTCGGCCTCCCTCGTGCGCGAGTGGATGACCCGGGAGAGGACGGCCGAGATCCTGGCCGCGCGCGACCCGATCACCGTCTTCTCCGGGAGTGCCGACGAGGCGGCCCGGCTCTTCCCCGACTCCCTGAATGTCGTGGCGGCCCTCGCGACGGCGGTGGGCTCGACACAGCTGGTCGAGGTCGAGCTCGTCGGTGACCCTACGGCGCCGATGACGACCCACGAGATCACCGCCGAGGGGGACCTCGGTGACTACTGCTTCACGATCCGCAACACCCCCAGCAACCAGAACCCGCGCACGAGTGCGGTGACCGCTTGGTCGGTGCTGCACACGGTGGCTTCGCTCACCGATCGTGCGCCACTGATCGCCTGA
- a CDS encoding aldehyde dehydrogenase family protein, whose translation MSTEIAPLTSGLALGHLLRDEVLVGGRWRTGTGAVIDTVDPSTGVTFAHLHAATVEDVDEAVRAGERAALESGWRAALPHERAGVLRRVGDAIERRAEEISALQTLDTGKTRGETLALAHSAAATFRYTAAALETLEDQVTPPRGPYLTIATWEPVGVVASITPWNSPIASDAQKIAPALAAGNAVVAKPPAWAPWVTLLLARITEEAGLPPGLLSVLPGPGRTVGEALASHPRVGKLTFTGGTTTGRHLAHVAAEKLMPATLELGGKSPTIVFDDADLTQAIAGVLYGIFSSTGQSCIAGSRIFVQRTIFDDVVARLVEATRRLRVGSGTDPRTQVAPLVSHSHRDQVAAMVDAAVADGAQVLIGGGVPADPELADGAYYLPTIIGGVDNSARICQEEVFGPVAVVLPFDDEEDLIAMANDSDYGLASGIWTADYRRIHRIAGRLVAGTVYVNTYKQFSISTPFAGVRDSGVGVEKGREGIRSYMRQKSIYIDLSGEPLPWAAEQARAVDPTSTGS comes from the coding sequence ATGTCGACTGAGATCGCTCCACTGACTTCAGGGCTGGCCCTTGGCCATCTCCTACGTGACGAGGTGCTCGTCGGCGGCCGCTGGCGCACCGGGACCGGTGCCGTCATCGACACCGTCGACCCGTCCACCGGCGTGACGTTCGCCCACCTCCACGCAGCCACCGTGGAGGACGTGGACGAGGCTGTCCGGGCGGGAGAGCGCGCGGCGCTCGAGAGCGGCTGGCGGGCAGCACTGCCCCACGAGCGAGCCGGGGTCCTGCGCCGCGTCGGGGACGCCATCGAGCGTCGGGCGGAGGAGATCTCCGCGTTGCAGACCCTGGACACCGGCAAGACCCGGGGAGAGACCCTGGCCCTCGCCCACAGTGCCGCGGCCACCTTCCGCTACACGGCGGCGGCGCTGGAGACCCTCGAGGACCAGGTCACCCCGCCCCGCGGGCCGTACCTGACCATTGCGACGTGGGAGCCGGTCGGGGTCGTCGCCTCGATCACCCCGTGGAACTCGCCCATCGCCAGTGATGCGCAGAAGATCGCCCCGGCGCTCGCCGCCGGCAACGCAGTCGTGGCGAAGCCGCCGGCCTGGGCCCCCTGGGTCACCCTGCTGCTGGCGCGGATCACCGAGGAAGCGGGGCTGCCGCCAGGGTTGCTCTCCGTGCTCCCCGGACCGGGACGCACCGTGGGTGAGGCGCTCGCCTCCCACCCCCGCGTGGGCAAGCTGACCTTCACCGGTGGCACGACGACCGGCCGGCACCTGGCCCACGTCGCCGCCGAGAAGCTCATGCCGGCGACCCTGGAGCTCGGTGGGAAGTCGCCCACCATCGTCTTCGACGACGCAGACCTGACACAGGCGATCGCCGGGGTGCTCTACGGGATCTTCTCCTCAACCGGTCAGAGCTGCATCGCCGGGTCACGGATCTTCGTCCAGCGCACGATCTTCGACGACGTCGTCGCCCGGCTCGTCGAGGCCACCCGGCGCCTGCGCGTCGGCTCGGGCACCGACCCGAGGACCCAGGTGGCCCCGCTCGTCAGCCACAGCCACCGGGACCAGGTGGCGGCCATGGTCGACGCCGCGGTCGCGGACGGCGCCCAGGTCCTCATCGGCGGAGGCGTTCCGGCCGACCCCGAGCTGGCGGACGGGGCCTACTACCTGCCGACCATCATCGGCGGCGTCGACAACTCCGCACGCATCTGCCAGGAGGAGGTCTTCGGCCCGGTCGCGGTCGTCCTGCCCTTCGACGACGAGGAGGACCTCATCGCCATGGCCAACGACTCGGACTACGGGCTGGCCAGCGGCATCTGGACGGCCGACTACCGACGGATCCACCGGATCGCCGGGCGGCTCGTCGCCGGGACCGTCTACGTCAACACGTACAAGCAGTTCAGCATCTCCACCCCCTTCGCCGGAGTCCGCGACAGCGGTGTCGGCGTCGAGAAGGGCAGAGAGGGGATCCGCTCGTACATGCGGCAGAAGAGCATCTACATCGACCTGAGCGGCGAGCCCCTCCCGTGGGCAGCCGAGCAGGCGCGAGCGGTCGACCCGACGTCGACCGGCTCATGA
- a CDS encoding ABC transporter ATP-binding protein yields MTDTSQSPQKIVPELQLDGVSKRYGDNLAVRSISAMIPAHKISVIVGPSGCGKSTLLRIISGLDDPTDGTVTFEGTTVSGVPEGLAMVFQDYSRSLYPWMRVDKNVAFPLSKVPKKERAERVQEALDAVGLGDRSHLYPWQMSGGMQQRVAIARALASRPKLLVMDEPYASVDAQTRADLEDLLLRIQRKLGITVLVVTHDIDESVYLADHIIVLSTPPSIVAETIEVDLPHPRDHVTTKTDPRYVEIRGHVTQLLRHRELQAVEDAS; encoded by the coding sequence ATGACTGATACGAGCCAATCCCCTCAGAAGATCGTCCCGGAGCTCCAGCTCGACGGCGTGTCCAAGCGCTACGGCGACAACCTTGCGGTGCGCAGCATCAGCGCGATGATCCCTGCGCACAAGATCTCCGTCATCGTCGGACCCTCGGGCTGCGGCAAGTCGACGTTGCTGCGCATCATCAGCGGCCTGGACGACCCGACCGATGGCACCGTGACCTTCGAGGGCACCACGGTCTCCGGCGTCCCCGAAGGGCTGGCCATGGTCTTCCAGGACTACTCGCGCTCGCTCTACCCGTGGATGCGTGTGGACAAGAACGTCGCCTTCCCGTTGTCGAAGGTGCCGAAGAAGGAGCGTGCCGAGCGCGTCCAGGAGGCTCTCGATGCCGTGGGGCTCGGGGACCGCTCGCACCTCTACCCGTGGCAGATGTCGGGTGGCATGCAGCAGCGGGTGGCCATTGCCCGTGCGCTCGCCTCCCGGCCGAAGCTGCTCGTGATGGACGAGCCCTACGCGTCGGTGGACGCGCAGACCCGCGCGGACCTGGAGGACCTGCTCCTACGCATCCAGCGCAAGCTCGGCATCACCGTCCTCGTCGTCACCCACGACATCGACGAGAGTGTCTACCTCGCAGACCACATCATCGTGCTGTCGACCCCGCCGAGCATCGTCGCGGAGACCATCGAGGTCGACCTGCCCCACCCCCGCGACCACGTGACGACCAAGACCGACCCGCGGTACGTCGAGATCCGCGGCCACGTGACTCAGCTGCTGCGCCACCGCGAGCTGCAGGCGGTCGAGGACGCGTCGTGA
- a CDS encoding ABC transporter permease yields MQLIHEPLSTRRQIVLGVVGVVGVAALAEVLMSTVITKDGLPVPSRVMGSLGDLFSDSAFWEAVGFTLAEWMLGLLLATVAGVLVGAAMGASKAAMMTFSLPVEAFRVLPSIALGPILVLLLGSGMLPLAITVALACVWPILLNTMYGVRGADTTAIQTAESFGLSRAEVVRRVILPSALPFAFTGVRVAASIGLIVAVSAELLVGAGAGIGGYILLNSANATNLDLVYAATLVAGVLGVLVSLVMSLVDAKVFDWKKGLAQ; encoded by the coding sequence ATGCAACTCATCCACGAACCGCTGAGCACACGTCGCCAGATCGTGCTGGGCGTCGTCGGTGTCGTCGGAGTGGCGGCGCTCGCCGAGGTGCTGATGTCCACCGTCATCACCAAGGACGGCCTGCCCGTGCCGAGCAGGGTCATGGGGAGTCTGGGTGATCTCTTCTCCGACTCGGCCTTCTGGGAGGCAGTCGGCTTCACCCTGGCAGAGTGGATGCTCGGTCTGCTCCTCGCGACCGTGGCGGGCGTCCTCGTCGGGGCCGCGATGGGTGCCTCCAAGGCGGCCATGATGACCTTCAGCCTCCCGGTCGAGGCCTTCAGGGTGCTGCCCTCGATCGCCCTCGGCCCGATCCTCGTGCTGCTCCTGGGCAGCGGGATGCTGCCGCTGGCGATCACCGTTGCCCTCGCCTGTGTCTGGCCCATCCTGCTGAACACGATGTACGGCGTCCGTGGCGCGGACACGACCGCGATCCAGACGGCTGAGAGCTTCGGGCTCTCCCGTGCGGAAGTGGTCCGTCGGGTCATCCTTCCCAGCGCGCTGCCCTTCGCCTTCACCGGTGTCCGGGTGGCAGCGTCGATCGGCCTGATCGTGGCGGTCTCGGCGGAGCTGCTCGTGGGAGCGGGTGCCGGTATCGGCGGCTACATCCTGCTCAACAGCGCCAATGCCACCAACCTTGACCTCGTCTATGCCGCGACCCTCGTGGCCGGCGTCCTCGGAGTCCTGGTCTCGCTGGTGATGTCGCTCGTCGACGCGAAGGTCTTCGACTGGAAGAAGGGGTTGGCCCAGTGA